Proteins from a genomic interval of Macrobrachium nipponense isolate FS-2020 chromosome 33, ASM1510439v2, whole genome shotgun sequence:
- the LOC135202769 gene encoding uncharacterized protein LOC135202769, with protein sequence MRCMVFLCLLAVALALPVAEPEADPQFLLPHSLNYFNPFVHSINAGDSHLYSYPYGHHLAYGHRYPLAYGHGYPLTTGYGAAYPLGYPYSYHGHRALGGHARTQLLRQLLSMNRHLESLWNPPIRAFLGEY encoded by the exons ATGCGTTGTATG GTATTCTTGTGCCTTTTGGCTGTGGCCCTCGCCCTTCCTGTAGCAGAACCCGAGGCGGATCCTCAGTTCCTCCTTCCTCACTCCCTGAACTACTTCAACCCTTTCGTCCACTCCATCAACGCCGGCGATTCCCACCTCTATTCCTACC CATATGGGCATCACCTCGCATACGGCCACAGATACCCACTCGCTTATGGTCATGGGTATCCCCTTACTACCGGCTATGGAGCAGCCTACCCCCTGGGATACCCTTACTCGTACCATGGCCACCGAGCTCTCGGTGGCCATGCTCGTACCCAGTTGTTAAGACAGCTGCTATCGATGAATAGACACCTGGAATCGTTATGGAATCCACCGATCAGAGCATTCTTAGGGGAATACTGA